A region from the Beduinella massiliensis genome encodes:
- a CDS encoding MBOAT family O-acyltransferase: MLFNSYIFILAFLPATLLGYFGLGRLFKRLPLGKVWLVGCSLVFYAYFNVKYLPIIVLSILGNYALSQGMLTAQKRGLRRVLLAVGLAGNLGVLGYYKYYDFFVQNLNALAGTSFVLHRIMLPLGISFFTFQQLSYVIDSYRRTVPRYGLLDYALFVTFFPQLIAGPIVLHSEIVPQFEDPGNRSFRFENFAPGLYAFALGLFKKVIVADTFAKVAEWGFGAGQALNTPEAWFVALAFAFQLYFDFSGYCDMAMGLGRMFNIRIPQNFNSPYKAQNIKEFWQRWHITLNRFFTNYIYFPLGGSRKGLPRTCLNLMVVFLVSGLWHGAGWLFILWGALHGLMSVLYRVFRKQFDGLHPALSWLITFLFVVVAWVFFRAETMESALTVLRGMFTMNFGALSSSITNVFTLPMGLHPGYNAIVTEVWYALALFAVLGLPNTFELTDRFQPTFGRAVLTVALLVVSILSLSGVSVFLYYNF, from the coding sequence ATGCTTTTTAACTCCTATATTTTCATCCTGGCCTTTTTGCCCGCAACGCTCCTGGGGTACTTTGGCCTTGGGCGCCTCTTTAAAAGGCTGCCGCTGGGGAAGGTCTGGCTGGTCGGGTGCTCGCTCGTCTTCTACGCGTATTTTAATGTGAAATACCTGCCCATCATCGTGCTGAGCATTCTGGGGAACTACGCGCTCAGCCAGGGCATGCTCACCGCGCAAAAACGCGGGCTTCGCCGCGTGCTGCTCGCCGTGGGTCTTGCCGGCAACCTCGGCGTGCTGGGGTATTACAAGTACTACGACTTCTTCGTGCAGAATCTGAACGCCCTCGCGGGCACTTCGTTCGTGCTTCATCGGATCATGCTGCCGCTGGGCATCAGCTTCTTCACCTTCCAACAGCTCTCTTACGTCATCGACAGCTACAGGCGGACCGTGCCGCGTTATGGGCTGCTGGATTACGCGCTCTTCGTCACCTTCTTTCCGCAGCTCATCGCGGGCCCGATCGTGCTGCACAGCGAGATCGTCCCCCAGTTTGAGGATCCGGGCAACCGCAGCTTCCGCTTTGAAAACTTCGCGCCGGGGCTGTACGCGTTTGCGCTGGGCCTGTTCAAGAAGGTCATCGTGGCCGACACGTTTGCCAAGGTTGCGGAGTGGGGCTTTGGCGCGGGGCAGGCGCTCAACACGCCGGAGGCCTGGTTCGTTGCGCTGGCGTTCGCGTTTCAGCTCTACTTCGACTTTTCTGGCTACTGCGACATGGCGATGGGCCTGGGGCGCATGTTCAACATCCGAATCCCGCAGAACTTCAACTCGCCCTACAAGGCGCAGAACATCAAGGAGTTCTGGCAGCGCTGGCATATCACCCTCAACCGTTTCTTTACCAACTACATCTATTTCCCGCTGGGCGGCAGCCGTAAGGGTCTGCCCCGCACCTGCCTTAACCTGATGGTGGTCTTCCTCGTGAGCGGCCTTTGGCACGGCGCGGGCTGGCTGTTCATCCTCTGGGGCGCGCTGCACGGCCTGATGAGCGTATTGTACCGCGTCTTTCGCAAGCAGTTTGACGGGCTGCACCCGGCGCTGTCCTGGCTCATCACATTCCTCTTTGTGGTCGTTGCCTGGGTATTCTTCCGCGCGGAGACCATGGAAAGTGCCCTTACGGTGCTGCGTGGGATGTTTACCATGAACTTCGGCGCGCTCAGTTCGAGCATCACGAACGTGTTTACCCTGCCGATGGGCCTGCACCCCGGCTACAACGCGATCGTGACGGAGGTCTGGTATGCGCTCGCCCTTTTCGCGGTGCTGGGGCTGCCCAACACCTTTGAACTCACCGACCGGTTCCAGCCGACGTTCGGCCGCGCCGTCCTCACTGTCGCGCTGCTGGTCGTCTCCATTCTTTCGCTTTCGGGCGTGAGCGTGTTTCTGTATTATAACTTTTAA
- a CDS encoding MATE family efflux transporter has protein sequence MRRYAVPCVISLLVAALYNIVDQIFIANASYLGSYGNAANTVVFPLTVVALAVAVMIGDGSCAFVSISLGAGEQENAHRSIGNAVTLSVLSGILLTVLYLACPGPLLTLFGGRVNEETFRLSKEYFLYISLGIPLYMFGQAMNPIIRADGSPKFAMLATLSGAAVNVVLDPLFIFVFRWGMTGAAAATVAGQALTAALSVYYLRRMQSVKLEKGSFLPSGRLLRRFLPLGICSFLSQISLVAAMMAINNMIQKYGAMDEVFSQAQYAQIPMAVVGIVMKFFQIVISVAVGMAAGCIPIVGYNVGAGCKDRARRLFTLLLSAEALLGLAALLIVEIFPRQLITLFGAAGESAYYTEFAVRAFRIYLCGMVLACVNKGTFIYLQSLGMALASALLSMVREVVFGVGFALLLPLFFGLDGVLYSMPVSDVLTAILSAVLIVRTYRALK, from the coding sequence ATGCGCCGTTACGCGGTGCCCTGCGTCATCTCCCTGCTCGTCGCGGCGCTCTACAACATCGTCGATCAGATTTTCATCGCCAATGCTTCCTATCTGGGCTCCTATGGAAACGCCGCCAACACGGTCGTCTTTCCGCTGACCGTGGTCGCCCTCGCCGTCGCCGTGATGATCGGCGACGGCTCTTGTGCCTTCGTCAGCATCAGCCTGGGCGCAGGCGAGCAGGAAAACGCGCATCGCAGCATCGGCAACGCAGTCACGCTGTCCGTGCTTTCGGGCATCCTTCTGACCGTCCTTTATCTCGCCTGCCCCGGGCCGCTCCTGACGCTTTTCGGCGGCCGGGTCAACGAAGAGACATTCCGCCTTTCCAAAGAGTATTTCCTCTATATTTCCCTGGGCATCCCGCTGTACATGTTCGGTCAGGCCATGAATCCGATCATCCGCGCGGACGGGAGCCCCAAGTTCGCGATGCTCGCGACGCTCAGCGGGGCGGCGGTCAACGTCGTGCTCGATCCGCTCTTCATCTTCGTCTTCAGGTGGGGCATGACGGGTGCAGCGGCCGCGACGGTCGCCGGACAGGCGCTGACGGCTGCGCTCTCCGTCTATTACCTGCGTCGCATGCAATCGGTCAAGCTCGAAAAAGGCAGTTTCCTGCCCAGCGGGCGCCTGCTGCGGCGTTTTCTTCCGCTGGGCATCTGCAGCTTTCTTTCCCAGATATCACTGGTCGCCGCGATGATGGCGATCAACAACATGATTCAAAAGTACGGTGCGATGGACGAAGTCTTTTCGCAGGCTCAGTACGCGCAGATTCCCATGGCCGTCGTCGGCATCGTCATGAAATTTTTTCAAATCGTGATCTCGGTCGCGGTGGGCATGGCCGCGGGCTGCATCCCCATCGTGGGGTATAACGTCGGCGCGGGCTGCAAGGATCGCGCGCGCCGCCTATTTACGCTGCTGCTGAGCGCCGAGGCGCTCCTGGGCCTTGCCGCGCTGCTCATCGTCGAAATCTTTCCCCGCCAGCTCATCACCCTGTTCGGCGCAGCGGGCGAAAGCGCCTATTATACGGAGTTCGCCGTCCGTGCCTTCCGCATCTACCTGTGCGGCATGGTGCTCGCCTGTGTCAACAAAGGTACATTCATCTACCTGCAATCGCTGGGCATGGCGCTCGCCTCTGCGCTGCTCTCGATGGTGCGCGAGGTCGTCTTCGGCGTTGGCTTCGCGCTGCTGCTGCCGCTCTTCTTCGGGCTTGACGGAGTGCTCTACTCCATGCCCGTCTCCGATGTGCTGACCGCCATTCTCTCCGCCGTCCTGATCGTCCGCACCTATCGGGCGCTGAAATAA
- a CDS encoding alpha/beta hydrolase-fold protein, with protein sequence MIENTTQAVAFGPVLPYTSGGYAAPQPLQTLADGGVLLTLSAPGCERVRAELGAYTGERALPLQAQGDGLFSVRLPLTPGFYYVQLWADGLPILSPLLPIGFGYGRPCNFIDVGPLPPLCRLREVPHGAVSRLYFQSSATGGPESCLVYTPPGYEQSAERYPVLYLQHGHGENETCWVHQGKVNFLLDNLIAEEKARAMIVVMNDGMVRPGAAQNDEPVRFDLFAQKLLCDAMPFVESRFRTLPGGENRALAGLSMGSIQAGMLGFTHPEVFCYLGLFSGFMQNIMQPSENAHLKALLRDVAGFSRQNRLLFRCMGTDDAFFPRFLEDDALCEAHGVSCDRRVYPGGHDWNVWRACAADFLPLLFR encoded by the coding sequence ATGATTGAAAACACCACGCAGGCCGTGGCCTTTGGCCCCGTGCTGCCCTATACGTCGGGAGGCTACGCCGCCCCGCAGCCGCTGCAAACGCTCGCGGACGGCGGCGTCCTTCTCACCCTTTCCGCTCCCGGCTGCGAGCGCGTCCGCGCAGAGCTGGGCGCTTATACCGGCGAGCGCGCGCTTCCCCTGCAGGCGCAGGGAGACGGGCTTTTCAGCGTCCGCCTGCCTTTAACGCCCGGCTTTTACTACGTGCAGCTCTGGGCCGACGGCCTGCCCATCCTGAGCCCACTCCTGCCCATCGGATTCGGCTACGGCAGGCCCTGCAACTTCATTGACGTCGGCCCGCTGCCGCCGCTTTGCCGCCTTCGCGAGGTGCCGCACGGCGCGGTAAGCCGCCTCTACTTTCAAAGCAGCGCGACGGGCGGGCCGGAAAGCTGCCTCGTGTACACGCCGCCGGGGTATGAGCAGAGCGCGGAGCGCTATCCCGTGCTCTACCTGCAGCACGGTCACGGCGAAAACGAGACCTGTTGGGTGCATCAGGGCAAGGTGAACTTCCTGCTGGACAACCTCATCGCCGAGGAAAAAGCGCGGGCGATGATCGTCGTCATGAACGACGGCATGGTGCGTCCCGGGGCCGCGCAGAACGACGAGCCCGTGCGCTTCGACCTGTTCGCCCAAAAGCTGCTGTGCGACGCGATGCCCTTCGTCGAAAGCCGCTTCCGGACGCTCCCTGGAGGCGAAAACCGCGCGCTGGCAGGGCTTTCGATGGGCTCTATACAGGCGGGTATGCTGGGCTTCACCCATCCGGAGGTCTTTTGCTATCTGGGTCTTTTCAGCGGCTTCATGCAAAACATCATGCAGCCGTCGGAAAACGCGCACCTGAAGGCGCTGCTGCGCGACGTGGCTGGATTCTCGCGCCAAAACAGGCTGCTCTTCCGCTGCATGGGGACAGACGACGCGTTCTTCCCGCGCTTCCTCGAAGACGACGCGCTGTGCGAGGCGCACGGCGTTTCCTGCGACCGGCGCGTATATCCCGGCGGCCACGATTGGAACGTATGGCGCGCATGCGCGGCGGACTTTCTGCCGCTGCTGTTTCGCTGA
- a CDS encoding GTP-binding protein: MQIRNIGIYAHVDAGKTTLTEQLLKISGAIRTPGSVDQGTAHTDRMAIERRRGISIQATCAPMQWRDCTIQLIDTPGHADFMAEVERSMWSLDGAVLVLSAAEGVQPQSEVLFRALKARGIPTLIFLNKTDRPGADAEAALASARKALSPAVFPLSDAEAAHALVAETDDAALADYLEGNLYPASRLLPLLRLRVQRGEAYPALAGSALRGTGVRELLDAVVDLLPPPPGDAQAPLSGVVFAISDEDAMGRAATVRLFSGTLKNRDTVQLPDASGRMQAHKVAQIRALSAEGRGRDIGELHAGEIGSVLGLGGVRVGQVLGDPALLPRSLRPGELCEPLLLTKVTPRDPAQKTALQQALRLLGARDVLLTAEELAGEMHVRVMGAVQLEVLGEQLKEEFGLDVLFGEPNVIYRETIAESATGFFAYTMPKPCWAVIEFFIEPLPRGSGVLFESAVPARDILPRYQNQVRQAIPSATRQGILGWQVDDVKITLVGGSHHLIHTHPLDFIVATPVAFLDGLRRGGSVLLEPILELLLTVPEEFAGKLLSEISLMRGETLDSHAEDGRAVLSARVPLKECVHFSTRLSALTSGRGAMSSRLCGYRECDLALGAACPRRGVHPLDTAKYILAARSALDGDIYA; this comes from the coding sequence ATGCAGATACGCAACATCGGCATCTATGCCCACGTGGACGCCGGAAAGACGACGCTCACCGAACAGCTGCTTAAGATCAGCGGAGCCATCCGCACGCCCGGGTCGGTCGATCAGGGAACGGCGCACACCGACCGCATGGCGATCGAACGCAGGCGCGGCATCTCCATACAGGCAACCTGCGCGCCCATGCAGTGGCGCGACTGCACGATTCAGCTGATCGACACGCCGGGCCATGCGGACTTCATGGCCGAGGTGGAGCGCTCCATGTGGTCGCTCGACGGGGCGGTGCTCGTGCTCAGCGCGGCCGAGGGCGTGCAGCCCCAGAGCGAGGTGCTCTTCCGCGCCCTGAAAGCCCGGGGCATCCCCACGCTCATCTTCCTCAACAAGACCGACCGCCCGGGCGCGGACGCGGAGGCGGCCCTCGCCTCCGCACGCAAAGCGCTCTCGCCCGCCGTATTCCCGCTCTCGGACGCGGAGGCGGCGCACGCGCTGGTGGCGGAGACGGACGACGCGGCGCTCGCGGACTACCTGGAGGGAAATCTCTATCCCGCAAGCCGGTTGCTCCCTTTGCTGCGTCTCCGCGTGCAGCGGGGTGAAGCCTACCCCGCGCTTGCGGGCAGCGCGCTTCGCGGAACGGGCGTACGCGAGCTGCTGGACGCGGTGGTGGATCTGCTGCCTCCGCCTCCCGGCGACGCGCAGGCTCCGCTTTCGGGCGTCGTCTTCGCCATTTCGGACGAGGACGCCATGGGCCGTGCGGCGACGGTCCGCCTGTTCTCCGGTACGCTGAAAAATCGCGATACCGTTCAGCTGCCGGATGCCTCCGGCCGCATGCAGGCGCACAAGGTAGCGCAAATTCGAGCGCTTTCGGCGGAGGGACGCGGACGCGACATCGGGGAACTTCACGCCGGAGAAATAGGAAGCGTGCTAGGCCTGGGCGGCGTGCGCGTCGGGCAGGTGCTGGGCGACCCGGCGCTGCTGCCGCGCAGCCTGCGTCCGGGCGAGCTGTGCGAACCGCTTCTGCTCACCAAGGTGACGCCTCGCGATCCCGCACAAAAAACCGCGCTGCAGCAGGCGCTGCGCCTGCTGGGCGCGCGCGACGTGCTCCTCACCGCCGAAGAGCTCGCGGGAGAAATGCACGTGCGTGTGATGGGCGCCGTGCAGCTAGAGGTGCTGGGCGAGCAATTAAAGGAGGAATTTGGGCTCGACGTGCTGTTCGGGGAACCGAACGTCATCTACCGCGAGACGATCGCCGAATCCGCCACGGGCTTCTTCGCTTACACGATGCCCAAGCCCTGCTGGGCGGTGATCGAATTTTTCATCGAGCCGCTCCCGCGCGGCAGCGGTGTCCTGTTTGAGTCCGCCGTGCCCGCGCGCGACATCCTGCCGCGCTATCAAAATCAGGTGCGCCAGGCGATTCCCTCGGCCACGCGCCAGGGGATACTCGGCTGGCAGGTGGACGACGTGAAGATCACCCTCGTCGGCGGCAGCCATCACCTCATCCATACGCACCCCCTGGACTTCATCGTCGCCACGCCCGTCGCCTTTCTGGACGGCCTACGCCGGGGCGGATCAGTGCTTCTGGAGCCCATCCTGGAGCTCCTCCTCACCGTGCCGGAGGAGTTTGCCGGGAAGCTGCTCAGCGAGATCTCGCTCATGCGCGGCGAGACGCTGGATTCGCACGCCGAGGACGGGCGCGCGGTGCTTTCAGCCCGGGTGCCGCTGAAGGAATGCGTGCATTTCAGCACGCGGCTTTCCGCCCTGACAAGCGGGCGCGGGGCGATGAGCAGCCGCCTTTGCGGCTACCGCGAATGCGACCTTGCGCTTGGCGCCGCCTGCCCCCGCCGTGGTGTGCACCCACTGGACACCGCCAAGTACATTCTGGCCGCCCGAAGCGCCCTGGACGGCGACATCTACGCCTGA
- a CDS encoding GyrI-like domain-containing protein, translated as MEWIDRWNQAIGYIEAHLTQEVDYEAAARIACCSQYHFQRMFGYMAGLPLSEYVRRRRMSRAAADLQSGEKILDVALKYGYASPTAFNRAFQSVHGIAPSRAREPGALMKSYPPISFRITIKGVEEMDYRIEKKDAFRIVGVSQPLSTQIEENFKTVPAMWQRASEDGTLQKLLGMMDTQPMGVLGVSACTHQEAWRYYIAVASTKPLEVGLEEITVPAQTWAVFPGEGVGSSIQTLEQRIVTEWLPTSGYEYADGPDIEVYLNADPQHARYEVWIPVRSAK; from the coding sequence GTGGAATGGATCGACAGATGGAATCAGGCGATCGGGTATATCGAGGCGCATCTTACGCAGGAGGTGGACTACGAGGCGGCGGCGCGCATCGCCTGCTGCTCGCAGTATCACTTCCAACGAATGTTCGGTTATATGGCGGGCCTGCCGCTTTCCGAGTACGTCCGCAGGCGGCGGATGTCCCGCGCGGCGGCGGATCTGCAAAGCGGCGAAAAGATACTGGATGTGGCGCTGAAATACGGCTACGCCTCGCCGACCGCTTTCAACCGCGCGTTCCAAAGCGTACATGGCATCGCGCCCTCCCGGGCGCGCGAACCGGGTGCGCTGATGAAGTCCTACCCGCCGATCAGCTTCCGCATCACGATCAAGGGAGTGGAAGAAATGGATTACAGGATTGAGAAGAAGGATGCCTTTCGCATCGTCGGCGTCTCGCAGCCGCTCAGCACGCAGATCGAGGAAAACTTCAAGACCGTGCCCGCCATGTGGCAGCGCGCGTCAGAGGACGGCACGCTGCAAAAGCTCCTGGGCATGATGGATACCCAGCCCATGGGCGTGCTGGGCGTAAGCGCCTGCACCCATCAGGAGGCGTGGCGCTACTACATCGCGGTCGCCAGCACGAAACCGCTGGAGGTGGGGCTCGAGGAGATCACCGTCCCGGCGCAGACCTGGGCCGTGTTTCCCGGGGAGGGCGTCGGCTCGTCCATTCAAACGCTGGAGCAGCGCATCGTGACCGAATGGCTGCCGACCTCCGGCTACGAATACGCGGATGGACCGGACATCGAGGTCTACCTGAACGCGGACCCGCAGCACGCGAGGTACGAGGTTTGGATCCCCGTGCGCAGCGCGAAGTAA
- a CDS encoding MATE family efflux transporter produces MNSSENKMGVMPVNRLLISMSIPMMISMLVQALYNVVDSMFVSRISESALTAVSLAFPAQNLMIAVGIGTGVGVNALLSKSLGERNLERASGAARNAVFLAACSYLAFALLGICFTRTFFLMQTDIQEIVDYGTQYLTVCLVCSFGFFTQVMYEKLLQSTGRTFYSMITQATGAVINIVLDPIMIFGLFGFPRLGVTGAAVATVSGQIVGALLAIYFNSRKNPELSMSFKGFRPSAHIIRRIYSVGVPSIIMASIGSVMTFGMNKILIAFSATATAVFGVYFKLQSFVFMPVFGLNNGMVPIVAYNYGAKRPDRITKTLRLSICYAVGIMFVGFLIFQIFPDRLLMIFNASEHMMAIGEPALRIISLHFLIAGVSVVCSSLFQALSHGVLSLIVSVARQLVVLLPAAFLLSRTGSLDAVWWAFPIAEVASLLLCVVFLRRVYRSQIRPLGEP; encoded by the coding sequence ATGAATTCAAGCGAAAACAAGATGGGCGTGATGCCGGTCAACCGGCTGCTCATTTCCATGTCCATCCCGATGATGATCTCCATGCTGGTGCAGGCGCTTTACAACGTGGTGGACAGCATGTTCGTATCGCGCATCAGCGAAAGCGCGCTGACCGCGGTGTCCCTGGCTTTCCCCGCGCAGAACCTCATGATCGCCGTCGGCATCGGCACGGGTGTCGGCGTGAACGCGCTGCTCTCCAAGAGCCTGGGTGAGCGAAACCTGGAGCGGGCGAGCGGCGCGGCACGCAACGCGGTCTTCCTGGCCGCATGCAGCTATCTGGCCTTCGCACTGCTGGGCATCTGCTTTACGCGCACGTTTTTCCTCATGCAGACGGATATTCAGGAAATCGTCGATTACGGCACGCAGTATCTGACCGTCTGCCTCGTCTGCTCGTTCGGTTTTTTCACGCAGGTGATGTATGAAAAGCTGCTGCAGTCCACGGGCCGTACGTTTTACAGCATGATTACGCAGGCGACCGGCGCTGTGATCAACATCGTGCTCGACCCGATCATGATCTTCGGCCTTTTCGGATTTCCACGGCTGGGCGTCACCGGCGCTGCCGTAGCCACCGTCTCCGGCCAGATCGTGGGCGCGCTGCTCGCCATTTACTTCAACAGCCGCAAGAATCCGGAGCTTTCCATGTCCTTTAAGGGCTTTCGTCCCAGCGCGCACATCATCCGCCGCATTTATTCCGTGGGCGTGCCCTCGATCATCATGGCCTCCATCGGCTCTGTGATGACGTTCGGCATGAACAAGATTCTGATCGCATTTTCGGCGACCGCGACGGCGGTCTTTGGCGTGTACTTCAAGCTGCAAAGCTTCGTATTTATGCCGGTGTTCGGCCTGAACAACGGCATGGTGCCGATCGTGGCGTACAACTACGGCGCGAAGAGACCCGACCGCATCACGAAGACGCTGAGACTCAGCATCTGTTACGCGGTAGGCATCATGTTCGTGGGCTTTCTCATCTTTCAGATTTTCCCGGACAGGCTGCTCATGATTTTTAACGCCTCGGAGCACATGATGGCCATCGGAGAGCCCGCGCTTCGCATCATCAGCCTGCACTTTTTGATCGCCGGCGTTTCGGTCGTGTGTTCGTCCCTATTTCAGGCCCTCTCGCACGGCGTGCTCAGCCTGATCGTTTCGGTCGCGCGCCAGCTCGTCGTGCTGCTGCCTGCTGCGTTCCTGCTCTCGCGCACGGGTTCGCTGGACGCGGTTTGGTGGGCGTTCCCCATCGCCGAGGTCGCGTCCCTTCTCCTGTGCGTCGTCTTCCTGCGCAGGGTGTACAGGAGCCAGATCAGGCCGCTGGGCGAACCGTAA
- a CDS encoding cytidylate kinase family protein, with the protein MKYNIITVGREHGSGGRIIAKKLSERLDIPFYDKELIALAAEESGLSEQCVEEAEQKHTSGLLYSFYYDSRNLPIGDRVFLAQAEIIRRVAKEGPCVIVGRCADYVLQSREDCLNTFVYAPMEERMRRLTEDYKSEHKDPRAYLTRYDKRRAAYYEFFTGNTWGDYRNYHLMVNSTIGLDEAADVIARMAQGGTAAR; encoded by the coding sequence ATGAAGTATAACATCATCACCGTCGGCCGCGAGCATGGCTCCGGCGGAAGAATTATCGCGAAGAAGCTTTCCGAGCGGCTCGACATTCCCTTCTATGACAAGGAACTCATCGCGCTGGCCGCGGAGGAAAGCGGCCTTTCGGAGCAGTGCGTGGAGGAGGCTGAGCAGAAGCATACCTCCGGGCTGCTCTACAGCTTCTACTACGACAGCCGCAACCTGCCCATCGGCGACCGGGTGTTCCTGGCGCAGGCGGAAATCATACGCCGCGTCGCGAAGGAAGGCCCCTGTGTCATCGTCGGCCGCTGCGCGGACTACGTGCTGCAAAGCCGCGAAGACTGCCTCAACACCTTCGTGTACGCGCCGATGGAAGAGCGCATGCGCCGCCTGACGGAGGACTACAAGTCCGAGCATAAGGACCCGCGCGCCTACCTTACGCGCTACGACAAGCGCCGCGCGGCGTACTATGAGTTCTTCACGGGGAACACCTGGGGCGATTACCGGAATTATCACCTGATGGTGAACAGCACCATCGGTCTCGACGAGGCCGCGGATGTGATCGCACGCATGGCGCAGGGAGGAACCGCGGCCAGATGA
- a CDS encoding zinc ribbon domain-containing protein, whose translation MLCPKCGASLQENSRFCSACGVPLNSIDSETSAGLDLRPHAEGQEGDQTEDAPLNDQDAPITPRQTVTPADVPMKWFKFIINFQLILSALSFLIDGLNLMTGAYYGVEDASYLFAYYPGLKAFSSVAGLLSLALAVFAVYTRFRLAHFRANGPTLYYLYGLLQLGLDFILWVSLSSITGMQIPFEWTNVVIPLSALLINYVYFTKRSFLFIN comes from the coding sequence ATGCTCTGTCCTAAATGCGGCGCGAGTCTTCAGGAAAACTCCAGGTTTTGCAGCGCATGCGGCGTGCCCCTCAACTCCATCGATTCCGAAACGTCGGCAGGCCTCGACCTGCGGCCCCACGCGGAAGGCCAGGAGGGAGACCAAACGGAAGACGCTCCTTTAAACGATCAGGACGCCCCCATCACGCCCCGCCAAACCGTTACCCCTGCGGACGTTCCCATGAAGTGGTTCAAATTCATCATCAATTTCCAGCTGATCTTAAGCGCCCTTTCATTTTTAATAGATGGGCTTAACCTGATGACAGGCGCCTATTATGGCGTCGAGGACGCATCGTATCTATTTGCGTATTACCCCGGCCTGAAAGCTTTCAGCAGCGTTGCCGGCCTGCTGAGCCTGGCGCTCGCGGTTTTTGCCGTCTATACGCGCTTTCGACTCGCCCACTTTCGCGCCAACGGGCCGACGCTCTATTATCTATACGGCCTGTTGCAGCTTGGGTTGGACTTTATCCTCTGGGTCAGCCTATCCAGCATCACGGGGATGCAGATTCCCTTTGAATGGACCAACGTCGTTATTCCGCTCAGCGCCTTGCTGATAAACTACGTGTATTTTACCAAGCGCTCCTTCCTCTTCATCAACTGA
- a CDS encoding trypsin-like peptidase domain-containing protein — MKNTHKSVMIIAVMTALLLALVTAFGAMAEEAQNIDAAKHFSLEDATAEQDSLSVKEIVKKCQSSIVAITTETTQTVNNGYSYGYNPFSYGYSPFGYGYNTPRQQEYKVTGAASGIIISEDGYIVTNAHVVEGADAVKVALNDGTEYEAKVLGYAKDNDIAVCKIDATGLNAATFGDSDTVEVGELAVVIGNPLGQVNGAVTAGIISALNYPYKDDEHSINAMQTDAAINQGNSGGALFNSYGEVIGVVFAKTGGSLVDGIGYAIPVNDVKTIIEEIVKDPDATSVKTGKSNVMLGVTLSDITEKISEQYDIPVGAYVESVEKYSAAERAGLERGDVILEFAGQTVSKKEDVTTIKNEQTPGDDVEMKIWRNGNEKTLNVRIPKANDVTTEISKN, encoded by the coding sequence ATGAAAAACACGCATAAGTCTGTGATGATCATAGCGGTCATGACCGCACTGCTGCTGGCGCTGGTGACGGCGTTCGGCGCGATGGCCGAGGAGGCGCAAAACATCGATGCGGCCAAGCACTTCAGCCTGGAGGACGCCACGGCGGAGCAGGATTCCCTGTCGGTGAAGGAAATCGTCAAGAAGTGCCAGAGCTCCATCGTAGCGATCACGACGGAGACCACGCAGACCGTAAACAACGGTTACAGCTACGGCTATAACCCCTTCAGCTACGGCTACAGCCCCTTTGGCTACGGCTATAACACGCCCCGCCAGCAGGAGTACAAGGTGACGGGCGCAGCCTCCGGCATCATCATCAGTGAGGACGGCTACATCGTGACCAATGCGCACGTCGTGGAGGGCGCGGACGCCGTGAAGGTGGCGCTCAACGACGGCACCGAATACGAGGCCAAGGTGCTTGGATACGCCAAGGACAACGATATCGCGGTCTGCAAGATCGACGCGACCGGCCTCAACGCGGCGACGTTCGGCGACTCGGATACCGTCGAGGTCGGCGAGCTGGCGGTCGTCATCGGCAATCCGCTGGGTCAGGTCAACGGCGCGGTGACCGCGGGCATCATCTCCGCCCTGAACTATCCGTATAAGGACGACGAGCATTCGATCAACGCCATGCAGACGGACGCCGCGATCAATCAGGGCAACTCCGGCGGCGCGCTGTTCAACTCCTACGGCGAGGTCATCGGCGTGGTGTTCGCCAAGACCGGCGGTTCGCTGGTGGACGGCATCGGCTACGCGATCCCCGTCAACGACGTGAAGACCATCATCGAAGAGATCGTGAAGGACCCGGACGCCACGAGCGTCAAGACCGGCAAGAGCAATGTGATGCTGGGCGTAACGCTCAGCGACATTACCGAAAAGATTTCTGAGCAGTACGATATCCCGGTGGGCGCCTACGTCGAGAGCGTCGAAAAGTACAGCGCCGCCGAGCGCGCCGGACTGGAGCGCGGCGACGTGATCCTCGAGTTCGCGGGCCAGACGGTCAGCAAAAAGGAAGACGTGACGACCATCAAAAATGAACAGACCCCGGGCGACGACGTCGAGATGAAGATCTGGCGCAACGGCAACGAAAAGACGCTGAACGTGCGCATCCCGAAGGCAAACGACGTCACCACCGAGATCTCCAAGAACTAA